One Oncorhynchus gorbuscha isolate QuinsamMale2020 ecotype Even-year unplaced genomic scaffold, OgorEven_v1.0 Un_scaffold_688, whole genome shotgun sequence genomic window carries:
- the LOC124019808 gene encoding microfibril-associated glycoprotein 4-like isoform X1, producing MLSVFQALRILHVLLLSVAVNSKGLMFQPLDCADIYNDGSKTSGVYRMYPAGPNSPRYVYCDMDTDGGKWTVFQRRMDGTVNFYRGWDQYKTGFGHAAGEYWLGLDTIYLLTLKKNYELRVDMEDFDGQKAYAFYSSFAISPKVTDPELDGYKLQVTGFKDGGAGDSLTYHSGMKFSTFDRDQGTKCAVSAVGGYWYNECYFSNPNGLYTWGLNSQIGVNWRGWKTFYSVKAISMKIRPVNL from the exons AT GctctctgtgttccaggcccTGAGGATTCTCCATGTGTTGCTGCTGTCAGTAGCCGTTAATTCTAAAGGGCTGATGTTCCAGCCTCTGGACTGTGCTGATATCTACAACGACGGCTCTAAGACCAGTGGTGTCTACAGGATGTACCCTGCTGGACCCAACTCTCCTCGATACGTCTACTGTGATATGGACACCGACGGAGGGAAATGGACT gTGTTtcagaggaggatggatggaacAGTGAACTTCTACAGAGGATGGGACCAGTACAAGACCGGCTTTGGACATGCAGCAGGAGAGTACTGGCTGG GTCTGGACACCATCTACCTCCTGACCCTGAAAAAGAATTACGAGTTGAGGGTGGACATGGAGGACTTTGACGGACAGAAAGCCTACGCTTTCTACTCCTCCTTCGCCATCTCTCCCAAAGTCACAGATCCTGAACTGGATGGCTACAAACTCCAGGTTACTGGCTTTAAAgatggaggagcag GGGACTCCCTCACCTATCACAGCGGTATGAAGTTCTCCACCTTCGACCGAGACCAGGGCACCAAGTGTGCAGTCAGCGCGGTCGGAGGTTATTGGTACAACGAGTGTTACTTCTCAAACCCAAACGGTCTTTATACGTGGGGATTGAACTCACAGATTGGAGTCAACTGGAGGGGATGGAAAACCTTCTACTCTGTGAAAGCCATATCCATGAAGATTAGGCCTGTGAACCTGTGA
- the LOC124019808 gene encoding microfibril-associated glycoprotein 4-like isoform X2: protein MHALRILHVLLLSVAVNSKGLMFQPLDCADIYNDGSKTSGVYRMYPAGPNSPRYVYCDMDTDGGKWTVFQRRMDGTVNFYRGWDQYKTGFGHAAGEYWLGLDTIYLLTLKKNYELRVDMEDFDGQKAYAFYSSFAISPKVTDPELDGYKLQVTGFKDGGAGDSLTYHSGMKFSTFDRDQGTKCAVSAVGGYWYNECYFSNPNGLYTWGLNSQIGVNWRGWKTFYSVKAISMKIRPVNL, encoded by the exons ATGCAT gcccTGAGGATTCTCCATGTGTTGCTGCTGTCAGTAGCCGTTAATTCTAAAGGGCTGATGTTCCAGCCTCTGGACTGTGCTGATATCTACAACGACGGCTCTAAGACCAGTGGTGTCTACAGGATGTACCCTGCTGGACCCAACTCTCCTCGATACGTCTACTGTGATATGGACACCGACGGAGGGAAATGGACT gTGTTtcagaggaggatggatggaacAGTGAACTTCTACAGAGGATGGGACCAGTACAAGACCGGCTTTGGACATGCAGCAGGAGAGTACTGGCTGG GTCTGGACACCATCTACCTCCTGACCCTGAAAAAGAATTACGAGTTGAGGGTGGACATGGAGGACTTTGACGGACAGAAAGCCTACGCTTTCTACTCCTCCTTCGCCATCTCTCCCAAAGTCACAGATCCTGAACTGGATGGCTACAAACTCCAGGTTACTGGCTTTAAAgatggaggagcag GGGACTCCCTCACCTATCACAGCGGTATGAAGTTCTCCACCTTCGACCGAGACCAGGGCACCAAGTGTGCAGTCAGCGCGGTCGGAGGTTATTGGTACAACGAGTGTTACTTCTCAAACCCAAACGGTCTTTATACGTGGGGATTGAACTCACAGATTGGAGTCAACTGGAGGGGATGGAAAACCTTCTACTCTGTGAAAGCCATATCCATGAAGATTAGGCCTGTGAACCTGTGA